One segment of Alistipes finegoldii DSM 17242 DNA contains the following:
- a CDS encoding glycoside hydrolase family 76 protein, protein MKKYILALTAAATLLGACEVDDKYYGKEVVDPAEKLEPAYGEDWTAHADKIDEKLIENFMNTDRGTFWYTDQDRTNESTYCYWPQAHAMDVLIDAYLRIPEGDARRDTYAGYMSKWYDNKGNNYGNSYWGTYGFGNAYTDDSEWIILTLIRMYEATGVQKYLDAARKTYEETVIARWTDDENGGGIRWSFDAENSKNACSNGPGALCAMRLWANSPEGAERDQYLADAKKIYNWLSSTLYNPLTGAVSDNMKNGVINGGALTYNQGTFMGAAHELYKATGDAKYMTDAARAARYTMKSMVTNGVLNNEGSGDNALFKGIFVRYAMNVWKDASVDKADAGLRREIEEFLIYNGLVCWRDGVDKSEGSKWFFGGFWGEPGSSWDGRLNEQVSASTMIEAMALLIE, encoded by the coding sequence ATGAAAAAATACATTTTAGCGCTTACTGCCGCGGCGACCCTGCTGGGGGCCTGCGAGGTGGACGACAAATACTACGGCAAAGAGGTGGTGGATCCGGCCGAGAAGCTCGAACCCGCTTACGGGGAGGACTGGACCGCCCATGCCGACAAGATCGACGAGAAGCTGATCGAGAATTTCATGAATACCGACCGCGGCACATTCTGGTATACCGATCAGGACCGCACGAACGAATCGACCTACTGCTACTGGCCGCAGGCTCATGCGATGGACGTGCTCATAGACGCTTACCTGCGTATTCCCGAAGGCGACGCCCGCCGCGACACCTATGCCGGCTACATGTCCAAATGGTACGACAACAAGGGCAATAACTACGGCAACAGCTATTGGGGAACTTACGGTTTCGGCAATGCCTACACCGACGACTCGGAGTGGATCATCCTGACGCTGATCCGCATGTACGAGGCTACCGGAGTGCAGAAGTACCTCGACGCTGCTCGCAAGACCTACGAGGAGACGGTGATCGCCCGCTGGACCGACGACGAGAACGGCGGCGGCATCCGCTGGAGCTTCGACGCCGAGAACAGCAAGAACGCCTGCTCGAACGGTCCGGGCGCCCTCTGCGCCATGCGCCTGTGGGCCAACAGCCCCGAAGGAGCCGAGAGGGATCAGTATCTGGCCGATGCGAAGAAGATTTACAACTGGCTCAGCTCGACGCTCTACAATCCGCTGACGGGCGCCGTGTCCGACAACATGAAGAACGGCGTGATCAATGGCGGCGCGCTGACCTATAATCAGGGTACGTTCATGGGCGCCGCGCACGAGCTTTACAAGGCCACGGGCGACGCCAAATACATGACCGACGCCGCGCGCGCGGCGCGTTACACCATGAAGTCGATGGTGACCAACGGGGTGCTGAACAACGAAGGTTCGGGCGACAATGCGCTTTTCAAGGGGATTTTCGTCCGCTATGCGATGAACGTCTGGAAGGACGCTTCGGTCGATAAGGCAGATGCGGGGCTGCGCCGGGAGATCGAGGAGTTCCTGATCTACAACGGGCTGGTCTGCTGGCGCGACGGCGTGGACAAGTCGGAGGGATCGAAGTGGTTCTTCGGCGGATTCTGGGGCGAGCCGGGATCTTCGTGGGACGGCCGTCTGAACGAGCAGGTCAGCGCTTCGACGATGATCGAGGCCATGGCGCTGCTGATCGAGTAG
- a CDS encoding SusE domain-containing protein produces MKNILNKLVVLLLAGFALAACAEHTEYDDTGFSAVEKLLYPSDGYALDLIEQADANLYFEWEVSKVGTPVYTVVFLDAAKKEIGRYLADNNGQKSSLKMLHSQLNTIAGDAGIEPDAAGDLYWTVCAGLGGAEQLSPAEPHKLTVKRYAVIDAPYHLYVTGEGSEFGTDPAAAKQMRELGDGKFEIYTRFTGSFSFINRNAAGSKRTFGVAEGRLTEGADAAGTGDGVYRVLVDFKAGTVKMEKIESVKYHWCWTPDPDAVMEYAGNGVWKRQITWDGDNRYRFDAVIDGTDYIWGYSSSDMSDSDMPSGLTGPQYRLSMRETGNINQWDYSFKHIAVLRNVTCTIVVDCSPEAEAYYHRYEFDFAPEATPVTLISPDDNASVVLNAQAGAKQTFSWNKLPDSDPAGKLTSYTLVFYSDAALEKAVGRKEAQYNGSVDVSFSELESIADAAGIAAEGTGDLYWAVESKLLSWTALSSGRKLTVTRMKGIPTAAYITGAASEFGSGYQTLKALGAGKFEIFTKLTTDAAGYNFTDGDTADARKFVVEGGAIRESDASVVSSEEAIYYILLDFGAGTAKLQKIENMRYLSPNVKTQHTEKQIKLPYQGNGIWYAAGVVPYLRDWDDDRYFFWAEVDGVKTKFGANPGMTGDLNSKPAENDSRFRVFWPIADVNGDDAGAFKMLHAYRGNDSKRVNIKLDMSPDTEHYYNYIEYLD; encoded by the coding sequence ATGAAAAACATACTGAATAAACTGGTTGTTCTGCTGCTCGCGGGTTTTGCACTGGCGGCCTGTGCCGAGCATACGGAATATGACGATACCGGCTTCAGCGCAGTCGAAAAACTGCTCTATCCGTCGGACGGCTACGCCCTCGATCTGATCGAACAGGCCGATGCCAACCTTTATTTCGAGTGGGAGGTCTCCAAGGTCGGAACTCCCGTCTACACCGTGGTTTTCCTCGATGCGGCCAAAAAGGAGATCGGCCGTTATCTGGCCGACAACAACGGTCAGAAGTCCTCGCTGAAGATGCTCCACAGCCAGCTCAATACGATTGCCGGCGACGCCGGCATCGAGCCTGACGCTGCGGGCGATCTCTATTGGACGGTCTGCGCCGGACTGGGCGGAGCCGAACAGCTTTCGCCGGCCGAGCCGCACAAACTCACTGTCAAACGCTATGCTGTGATCGACGCGCCCTACCACCTCTATGTGACAGGCGAAGGCTCCGAGTTCGGTACGGATCCCGCCGCGGCTAAACAGATGCGCGAGCTGGGCGACGGCAAGTTCGAGATTTACACCCGATTCACCGGCTCGTTCAGCTTCATCAACCGCAATGCGGCGGGCAGCAAGCGTACGTTCGGCGTCGCCGAAGGTCGCCTGACCGAGGGCGCCGATGCCGCAGGCACGGGCGACGGCGTTTACCGCGTACTGGTCGATTTCAAGGCCGGTACCGTGAAGATGGAAAAGATCGAAAGCGTGAAATACCACTGGTGCTGGACGCCCGATCCCGATGCCGTGATGGAATATGCCGGCAACGGCGTCTGGAAGCGTCAGATCACTTGGGACGGCGACAACCGCTACCGTTTCGACGCGGTGATCGACGGCACGGATTACATCTGGGGCTACTCGTCGAGCGATATGAGCGATTCGGACATGCCCTCCGGCCTGACCGGGCCGCAGTACAGGCTGTCAATGCGCGAAACGGGCAATATCAATCAGTGGGACTACTCCTTCAAGCATATCGCCGTGCTGAGGAACGTCACCTGCACGATCGTCGTGGACTGCTCGCCCGAAGCCGAGGCGTACTACCACCGTTACGAATTCGACTTCGCGCCCGAAGCCACTCCCGTGACGCTGATCTCGCCCGATGACAACGCCTCCGTCGTGCTGAATGCGCAGGCGGGCGCCAAGCAGACCTTCTCGTGGAACAAGCTTCCCGATTCGGACCCTGCGGGCAAACTGACGAGCTATACGCTGGTCTTCTATTCGGACGCTGCGCTGGAAAAGGCCGTCGGCCGCAAGGAGGCGCAGTATAACGGCTCCGTGGACGTCTCCTTCTCCGAGCTGGAGTCGATCGCCGATGCCGCGGGCATTGCCGCCGAAGGCACGGGCGACCTGTACTGGGCCGTAGAGAGCAAACTGCTTTCGTGGACGGCGCTCTCCTCCGGGCGCAAGCTCACGGTTACCCGCATGAAGGGTATTCCGACCGCCGCCTACATCACGGGCGCCGCTTCGGAGTTCGGTTCCGGCTATCAGACCCTCAAGGCACTGGGCGCAGGCAAATTCGAGATTTTCACCAAGCTGACGACTGACGCCGCAGGGTACAACTTCACCGACGGCGATACGGCCGATGCGCGCAAGTTCGTCGTCGAAGGCGGTGCGATCCGGGAGAGCGACGCAAGCGTCGTTTCGTCCGAAGAGGCCATCTATTACATCCTGCTCGACTTCGGCGCAGGCACGGCGAAGCTCCAGAAGATCGAGAACATGCGTTACCTCTCGCCGAACGTCAAGACCCAGCATACCGAGAAGCAGATCAAGCTGCCTTATCAGGGCAACGGCATCTGGTATGCCGCAGGTGTGGTACCCTACCTGAGGGACTGGGACGACGACCGTTACTTCTTCTGGGCCGAGGTGGACGGCGTGAAGACCAAGTTCGGCGCCAATCCCGGCATGACGGGCGACCTGAATTCCAAGCCTGCCGAGAACGATTCGCGCTTCCGCGTATTCTGGCCGATCGCCGATGTGAACGGCGACGATGCCGGCGCGTTCAAGATGCTCCACGCCTACCGCGGCAACGACTCCAAGCGGGTGAACATCAAGCTCGACATGAGTCCCGATACGGAGCACTACTACAACTATATCGAGTATCTGGATTAA
- a CDS encoding SusE domain-containing protein: MKKILNILMAALVLTGISCSEDLEYKPGGVTPVQTLLLPADNYYVELQSASTATLRFSWEPALAADGQLPHYEVVFFGKPGGEIVYRCDAGSSTSVDIVHKEINRIANAAGIDVGADGAVYWSVVSSRGVDTAPVVATPRRLELTRLLGFNVIPDQLFLTGEATEGGSDLENACVGRKTGDGEFTFYQQLEAGKGFTFVSSKGDDRTTYTVVNGALNDQSAEPATIDRSGVYRIKLDLNVRGITFEHIDRVEFNFAPRTEDNGNMEYIGNGCWKFSDYNVKFREESWGLDQRYNFHPVFDGVTYVWAGTKGNDSSPSALSGAEYYILTENLFTGDAYGPEKFKFHSDFNGKKVDITLIMSGDVENCTHVIEIVG, encoded by the coding sequence ATGAAAAAGATATTGAACATACTGATGGCGGCCCTCGTCCTTACGGGCATCTCCTGCTCGGAAGACTTGGAGTACAAGCCCGGAGGCGTCACTCCGGTGCAGACGCTGCTGCTGCCGGCCGACAACTATTACGTGGAGCTGCAGAGCGCTTCGACGGCGACGCTCCGTTTTTCGTGGGAGCCGGCGCTGGCTGCCGACGGACAGCTTCCCCATTACGAGGTGGTCTTCTTCGGCAAGCCCGGCGGCGAGATCGTTTACCGTTGTGACGCCGGTTCGTCGACCAGCGTGGATATTGTCCACAAGGAGATCAACCGCATCGCCAATGCCGCGGGCATCGACGTCGGGGCTGACGGAGCCGTCTACTGGTCGGTCGTGTCGAGCCGGGGCGTGGATACCGCGCCTGTGGTTGCGACGCCCCGCCGGTTGGAACTGACGCGTCTGCTGGGCTTCAATGTGATTCCGGACCAGTTGTTCCTCACGGGCGAAGCCACCGAGGGCGGCAGCGATCTTGAGAATGCCTGTGTCGGCCGCAAGACCGGCGACGGCGAGTTTACCTTCTATCAGCAGCTCGAAGCCGGCAAGGGCTTTACGTTCGTCAGCTCGAAGGGCGACGACCGCACGACCTATACGGTGGTGAACGGAGCGCTGAACGACCAGAGCGCCGAACCCGCCACGATCGACAGATCGGGTGTCTACCGCATCAAGCTCGACCTCAATGTCCGCGGAATCACCTTCGAGCATATAGACCGCGTGGAATTCAATTTCGCACCGCGCACCGAAGACAACGGCAATATGGAGTATATCGGCAACGGCTGCTGGAAATTCTCCGATTACAACGTCAAATTCAGGGAAGAGAGCTGGGGACTCGACCAGCGTTACAACTTCCATCCGGTTTTCGACGGGGTTACGTATGTATGGGCCGGTACGAAAGGCAACGACAGCAGCCCCAGCGCGCTGAGCGGTGCGGAGTATTACATCCTGACCGAGAATCTGTTTACCGGGGATGCCTATGGTCCCGAAAAGTTTAAGTTCCACAGCGATTTTAACGGTAAGAAAGTCGATATCACCCTGATTATGTCCGGTGACGTGGAGAATTGTACGCATGTAATCGAGATCGTCGGCTAA
- a CDS encoding RagB/SusD family nutrient uptake outer membrane protein, whose protein sequence is MKTTILKYITVTFAAGAMLLAGCNDLDQEPTNKFTDKAFWTSPERANMVLNMAYNQMFGHDKIWQDEALSDNLYEQRGNPDTRTIRMGQATPNTGLFRSEWKWVFEGVKTCNVFMNFVDEVPGMDPERLAGMKAQIRFIRAFLYFRLANFYGDIPFFLQDISLEESRRVSRTPYPEVMSALHRELDEIVGDLPTRDELKADDNGRITKAAAMMLKARMYMYENVQRTGNSVSDNMRKAADICDKLIHEQGTYGTYSLLTQGSGDGIPAYEYLFTSAAEYNSEVILDYAAVELNKQWSTLYSMVPLTMGANLCQKAPTRALVDSYLNADGSVPADKTVYANRDPRLTATVVYNGYVWKDRNDKGEYVTKGTINVTSGNDKAGTDNGSPTGFYTRKYFDTTHGKNLEMWTNIIMMRYADVLLMYAEAKAYLNEMDAAVWNETIKPIRQRAGLSGTDFPSSGDYTQIVRDERRVELALEGLRYFDLIRWINYKDSKSQGVIDLLNGAVYGAKELNGGRQIDEFKFNSSRDILWSLPLSETQLVPTLLPNNSGY, encoded by the coding sequence ATGAAAACGACGATTTTAAAATATATCACCGTGACGTTCGCCGCCGGAGCGATGCTGCTCGCAGGCTGCAACGATCTGGATCAGGAGCCTACCAACAAGTTTACCGACAAGGCTTTCTGGACTTCGCCCGAACGTGCGAACATGGTGCTCAACATGGCCTATAACCAGATGTTCGGCCACGACAAGATCTGGCAGGACGAAGCCCTGAGCGACAACTTGTACGAACAGCGCGGCAATCCCGACACGCGCACGATCCGCATGGGGCAGGCGACGCCCAACACGGGACTGTTCCGCAGCGAGTGGAAATGGGTGTTCGAGGGCGTCAAGACCTGCAATGTCTTTATGAATTTCGTGGACGAGGTGCCGGGCATGGACCCCGAACGGCTCGCCGGGATGAAGGCGCAGATCCGCTTTATCCGTGCATTCCTCTATTTCCGTCTGGCCAATTTCTACGGCGACATTCCCTTCTTCCTGCAGGATATTTCGCTCGAAGAGTCGCGCCGCGTCTCCCGCACTCCCTATCCGGAGGTGATGAGTGCGCTGCACCGCGAACTCGACGAGATCGTCGGCGACCTGCCCACCCGCGACGAACTGAAAGCCGACGACAACGGCCGCATCACCAAAGCCGCCGCCATGATGCTCAAGGCGCGTATGTATATGTACGAGAACGTGCAGCGCACCGGCAATTCGGTTTCGGACAACATGCGCAAGGCCGCCGATATCTGCGACAAGCTCATCCACGAGCAGGGCACCTACGGCACCTACAGCCTGCTGACCCAAGGGTCCGGCGACGGCATTCCGGCCTATGAATACCTCTTTACTTCGGCCGCCGAATACAACAGCGAGGTGATCCTCGACTATGCCGCCGTCGAGCTGAACAAGCAGTGGTCCACGCTCTATTCGATGGTTCCCCTGACGATGGGCGCCAACCTCTGCCAGAAGGCTCCGACGCGCGCGCTGGTGGACAGCTACCTCAATGCCGATGGCTCGGTTCCGGCGGACAAGACCGTCTATGCGAACCGCGATCCGCGTCTGACCGCTACGGTCGTCTACAACGGCTATGTGTGGAAAGACCGCAACGATAAGGGCGAATACGTGACCAAAGGCACGATCAACGTGACTTCGGGCAATGACAAGGCCGGTACGGACAACGGTTCGCCCACGGGCTTCTACACCCGCAAGTATTTCGATACGACCCACGGCAAGAACCTCGAAATGTGGACCAATATCATCATGATGCGTTATGCCGACGTGCTGCTGATGTACGCCGAGGCGAAGGCGTACCTGAACGAGATGGACGCCGCGGTGTGGAACGAGACGATCAAGCCGATCCGCCAGCGTGCGGGGCTGAGCGGCACCGACTTCCCCTCGTCGGGCGATTACACCCAGATCGTACGCGACGAACGCCGTGTCGAGCTGGCGCTCGAAGGACTGCGCTACTTCGACCTGATCCGCTGGATCAATTACAAGGACTCCAAGTCGCAGGGCGTCATCGACCTTTTGAACGGTGCGGTCTACGGCGCCAAGGAGCTGAACGGAGGCCGTCAGATCGACGAATTCAAGTTCAATTCCAGCCGGGACATCCTCTGGTCGCTTCCGCTCTCCGAAACGCAGCTCGTGCCGACGCTGCTGCCCAACAATTCGGGTTATTAA
- a CDS encoding SusC/RagA family TonB-linked outer membrane protein, with translation MTNFGHKIMLTVLVLLITPPLGFAAATVNASPLTQTSKVTVKGVVKDAAGAPLLGVTVIVKGTSVGTSTSIDGEYQIQCAADAELDFSFIGYETQTLPVANRTLLNVTLKEDAQLMDEVIVIGYGTTTRRRAVGAVDQIKSEAITERSVANLTQALQGTSPSLVIQQRSSDPADNQLNINIRGIGTMNNNEPLIVIDGLVSDNASFNKLNPSDIENVSVLKDAGTAAIYGSRAANGVLLVTTKKGKLNQAPTVELTAMVGWQQPEVLYTPVQGWQNATLLNISKANSGLAPAFTAEQIRDLKAHGNGTFYMDEILRTAMQQNYNVSVSGGGANTTYMISAGYYDQESNFEGPDYGRQRYNFRTNITTEYKRVKVTALLSYSHENSKTTTDGSTIANAMRIPTYYYYRQYDPVTGKYLLNDKLTDRNSLGLLEEGGYNKYRNDYVNANLSAEVKIIDGLKLRGVLGADIFADHRYTRTHEVMFYNTDAAGNPVGEGRSANNDNKSEDWNKRAYLINSQLMLDFDRTFGKHHVTALLGASNESYTSEANQISFKWADPDLGINGDGTEAVISGDGRSSVTPENTTRTSLTSVFGRAAYDYDNRYYAEFSFRYDGSSKFRSDLRWGFFPSVSLGWRLSQEAFMESYRDNVGDLKIRGSYGTLGNQSVGDYQYFTTYNVYSNTYAFNNVGVGGAGFQLGTDNLQWEVSKTFNVGFDASFFRGKLNLGFDYFNKHTTDILVKPQTPLILGTELQNYNAGEMRTQGWELTLSYALKKRDWSHFFQFNIGDSWNKVLKYEGFEDISGQEEFWRITREGLPFNSYYGYKTDGFFQSYDEIAHSAVPTGKSVKPGDVKFKDRNGDGTIDENDRYYLGNAFPRYTLGFTYNVAWKGVDLSIFLQGVLKRDMMVRGELIEPFHSNYGYTMYEHQLDFWTPTNTDARWPRLTDISDPSNQNNYRMGSDLYMFDGSYLRLKNIQLGYTLPERISMKFGVKRFKIYFNAQNLLTFSNCSFIDPESSEFGSNMNSGGANSGRNYPNLRYFGAGLNITF, from the coding sequence ATGACCAATTTTGGGCACAAAATCATGCTGACGGTTTTGGTGCTGCTGATTACCCCCCCCCTTGGGTTTGCAGCCGCAACCGTTAATGCCAGCCCCCTGACCCAGACATCCAAGGTCACCGTCAAGGGCGTTGTGAAGGACGCCGCGGGAGCGCCGCTGCTCGGCGTTACCGTCATTGTCAAGGGTACTTCGGTCGGAACCTCGACCAGTATCGACGGTGAATACCAGATCCAGTGCGCCGCCGATGCCGAACTCGACTTCTCGTTCATCGGCTACGAGACGCAGACGCTTCCGGTGGCCAACCGCACGCTGCTGAACGTAACGCTGAAGGAAGACGCGCAGCTGATGGACGAAGTGATCGTCATCGGCTACGGCACCACCACCCGCCGCCGTGCGGTGGGCGCTGTGGACCAGATCAAGTCCGAAGCCATCACCGAACGTTCCGTCGCCAACCTGACGCAGGCGCTGCAGGGCACTTCGCCCAGCCTCGTCATCCAGCAGCGAAGCAGCGACCCCGCCGACAACCAGCTCAACATCAACATCCGCGGTATCGGTACGATGAACAACAACGAACCGCTGATCGTCATCGACGGTCTGGTGTCGGACAACGCCAGCTTCAACAAGCTCAATCCCTCGGACATCGAGAACGTCTCGGTGCTGAAGGATGCCGGTACGGCTGCCATTTACGGTTCGCGCGCCGCCAACGGCGTCCTGCTGGTCACCACCAAGAAGGGCAAGCTGAATCAGGCTCCGACCGTCGAACTCACGGCTATGGTCGGCTGGCAGCAGCCCGAAGTGCTCTACACGCCCGTTCAAGGCTGGCAGAACGCCACGCTGCTCAACATTTCCAAAGCCAATTCGGGGCTGGCTCCCGCCTTTACCGCCGAACAGATCCGCGACCTCAAGGCGCACGGCAACGGCACGTTCTACATGGACGAGATTCTGCGGACGGCCATGCAGCAGAACTACAACGTCAGCGTATCGGGCGGCGGCGCCAATACGACCTATATGATTTCGGCAGGCTATTACGATCAGGAGAGCAACTTCGAAGGTCCCGATTACGGCCGCCAGCGTTACAATTTCCGTACGAACATCACCACCGAATACAAACGCGTGAAGGTAACGGCCCTGCTCTCCTATTCGCACGAGAACAGCAAGACGACGACCGACGGTTCGACCATCGCCAACGCGATGCGTATTCCCACCTATTACTATTACCGTCAGTACGATCCCGTGACGGGCAAATACCTGCTCAACGACAAACTGACCGACCGCAACTCGCTGGGCCTGCTCGAAGAGGGCGGTTACAACAAGTACCGCAACGACTATGTGAACGCCAACCTGTCGGCCGAGGTGAAGATCATCGACGGGCTGAAACTGCGCGGCGTGCTGGGTGCCGATATCTTCGCCGACCACCGCTATACGCGGACGCACGAAGTGATGTTCTACAATACCGACGCTGCGGGCAATCCGGTCGGCGAAGGCCGTTCGGCCAACAACGACAACAAGTCGGAGGACTGGAACAAACGCGCCTACCTGATCAATTCTCAGCTGATGCTCGACTTCGACCGTACGTTCGGCAAGCACCATGTGACCGCCCTGTTAGGCGCCTCGAACGAGTCCTACACCTCCGAAGCGAACCAGATCTCCTTCAAATGGGCCGATCCCGATCTGGGTATCAACGGCGACGGCACCGAGGCCGTCATTTCGGGCGACGGCCGGTCTTCGGTGACGCCCGAAAACACGACCCGCACCAGCCTCACCTCCGTTTTCGGCCGCGCCGCTTATGACTACGACAACCGTTACTATGCCGAGTTCTCGTTCCGTTACGACGGCTCTTCGAAATTCCGTTCCGACCTGCGCTGGGGCTTCTTCCCCTCCGTGTCGCTGGGATGGCGTCTCTCGCAGGAGGCTTTCATGGAGAGCTACCGCGACAACGTCGGCGACCTGAAGATCCGCGGTTCCTACGGTACGCTGGGCAACCAGTCGGTGGGCGACTACCAGTACTTCACCACCTACAACGTCTATTCGAACACCTATGCCTTCAATAACGTGGGCGTCGGCGGCGCCGGCTTCCAGCTCGGTACCGACAACCTGCAGTGGGAGGTGTCCAAGACCTTCAACGTCGGTTTCGACGCCTCGTTCTTCCGGGGCAAGCTCAACCTCGGCTTCGACTACTTCAACAAACATACGACCGACATTCTGGTCAAGCCCCAGACCCCGCTGATTCTGGGCACCGAGCTGCAGAACTACAACGCCGGCGAGATGCGCACGCAGGGCTGGGAGCTGACGCTCAGCTATGCGCTCAAGAAACGCGACTGGTCGCACTTCTTCCAGTTCAACATCGGCGACTCGTGGAACAAGGTGCTCAAATACGAGGGCTTCGAGGATATTTCCGGACAGGAGGAGTTCTGGCGCATCACCCGCGAGGGGCTGCCGTTCAACTCCTACTACGGTTACAAGACCGACGGCTTCTTCCAGAGCTATGACGAAATCGCCCATTCGGCCGTGCCGACGGGCAAGAGCGTCAAGCCGGGCGACGTGAAATTCAAGGACCGCAACGGCGACGGCACCATCGACGAGAACGACCGCTACTATCTGGGCAACGCCTTCCCGCGCTACACGCTGGGCTTCACCTACAACGTCGCATGGAAAGGCGTCGACCTCTCGATCTTCCTGCAGGGCGTTCTCAAGCGCGACATGATGGTCCGCGGCGAGCTGATCGAGCCGTTCCACTCCAACTACGGTTACACGATGTACGAACACCAGCTCGACTTCTGGACCCCGACCAACACCGACGCCCGCTGGCCGCGTCTGACCGATATTTCGGACCCCTCGAACCAGAACAACTACCGCATGGGTTCGGACCTCTACATGTTCGACGGCAGTTACCTGCGCCTGAAGAACATCCAGCTGGGTTATACGCTTCCCGAACGGATTTCGATGAAATTCGGCGTCAAGCGCTTCAAGATCTACTTCAACGCCCAGAACCTGCTTACGTTCAGCAACTGTTCGTTCATCGACCCCGAATCTTCGGAGTTCGGCTCGAACATGAATTCGGGCGGCGCCAACTCAGGCCGCAACTACCCGAACCTGCGTTACTTCGGCGCCGGTCTGAACATCACATTTTAA